The following are encoded together in the Lactuca sativa cultivar Salinas chromosome 1, Lsat_Salinas_v11, whole genome shotgun sequence genome:
- the LOC111876274 gene encoding agglutinin: MGGTTSLEECITHGPWGGSQGKDWIYMPQGFIKKIKIIYGEVIDSIIFQSYLQTGEIQSSIFGGNGGNKTNTISIDYPYEYLTSISGTICCYKGSDVVMSLCFHTNQNRYGPFGSNKGTRFSYDGQGGVVVGFHGRVGHYIDAIGIYLMPKSLAFCQNSTCEEKSTNELCRRMSLMAMPREAGPWGASGAKPWDDGVFFNVKQIRVLVGESLKVIHAIQFEYVRRDGQSVLSQLHGGQGGEKTQVVDLDLPDEYLTGISGFYGPVEVHNGLEAIMAITFHTNKAIYGPYGHENGAGCVYFTSTASPGKVVGFQGRNNGYLSAIGVHMEYF; this comes from the exons ATG GGAGGGACAACAAGTTTGGAAGAATGCATAACTCATGGACCATGGGGTGGTTCACAGGGGAAAGACTGGATCTATATGCCCCAAGGGTTTATTAAAAAGATTAAGATTATATATGGAGAAGTTATCGATTCAATCATATTCCAAAGCTATCTTCAAACAGGTGAAATTCAAAGCTCCATTTTCGGTGGCAATGGTGGCAACAAAACGAACACG ATTTCCATTGACTATCCTTACGAGTATTTAACTTCAATCAGTGGGACAATTTGCTGCTATAAAGGTTCAGATGTGGTGATGTCATTATGCTTTCACACAAATCAGAATCGCTATGGTCCTTTTGGTTCTAACAAAGGCACTCGTTTTTCCTACGATGGTCAAGGTGGTGTGGTTGTTGGATTCCATGGGCGTGTTGGACATTACATTGATGCTATTGGTATTTATTTGATGCCTAAATCACTTGCATTTTGTCAGAATTCTACCTGTGAAGAAAAGTCCACGAATGAG TTATGTCGCAGGATGTCTTTAATGGCAATGCCAAGGGAAGCGGGACCTTGGGGGGCTTCTGGGGCTAAACCATGGGATGATGGAGTTTTCTTCAACGTCAAACAAATACGTGTTCTTGTAGGGGAGTCTCTAAAAGTGATTCATGCGATTCAGTTTGAATATGTTAGAAGGGATGGTCAATCTGTTTTATCACAATTACATGGAGGACAAGGTGGAGAAAAAACACAAGTG GTGGATTTGGATCTCCCGGATGAATATTTGACTGGGATTTCAGGGTTTTATGGGCCAGTTGAGGTTCATAATGGGTTGGAAGCAATAATGGCCATTACGTTTCACACAAACAAAGCGATTTATGGGCCTTATGGACATGAAAATGGCGCAGGATGTGTTTATTTTACGTCAACAGCATCTCCTGGGAAAGTAGTTGGCTTTCAGGGCAGGAATAACGGGTATTTAAGTGCAATTGGAGTTCACATGGAGTATTTCTGA